AGGGATAGTGCAAGCCTACAATGAATTGAGAAACGGCGCCCCTGAGCTATTTTTATAAAAGAGGTTTTTATTTATTTAAAAACAAGCGGGGTGGAACCGCGGGTACATCGTCTTGATGCACTCGTCCCCGGGCAGAGCTTTTGTGCCCGGAGACGGGTGCTTTTATTTTTTTCATTAACGAACAGGAGGTTTTTTTCATGGCAGAAAAATCAATGGAGACAATTGTATCATTAGCAAAACACCGCGGATTCGTATTTCCCGGATCTGATATTTACGGTGGTTTAGCAAACACTTGGGATTACGGTCCACTTGGTGTAGAACTTAAAAACAACGTAAAAAAAGCTTGGTGGCTGAAATTCGTTCAGGAATCTGAACACAACGTAGGTTTGGATGCTGCGATTTTAATGAATCCAAAAGCATGGGTTGCATCTGGTCACGTAGGTAACTTTAATGACCCGATGATCGACTGTAAATCATGTAAAGCGCGTCACCGTGCAGATAAATTGATTGAAGATGCTTCTTTAACAAAAACAGGCAAAGAAATTATCGTTGACGGTATGACTTTCGATCAAATGAAAGAAAAAATGGAAGAGCTTGAAGTAGCTTGTCCAGACTGCGGAAAAATCGATTTCACAGATATCCGCCAGTTCAACTTGATGTTCAAAACGCACCAAGGTGTAACTGAATCTTCATCAAATGAAATTTACCTGCGCCCAGAAACTGCACAAGGTATTTTCGTAAACTTTAAAAATGTTCAGCGTTCAATGCGTAAAAAGACACCATTCGGTATCGCACAGATCGGTAAATCTTTCCGTAACGAAATCACACCTGGTAACTTTACATTCCGTACACGTGAATTCGAACAAATGGAACTAGAATTCTTCTGTAAACCGGGTGAAGACCTTGAGTGGCACTCATATTGGAAAGAGTTCTGCAAAAACTGGCTTCTTGCATTAGGTATGAAAGAAGATTCAATGCGTTTACGCGACCATGAAGACGATGAGCTTTCACACTATTCAAATGCGACAACGGATATTGAATTCCGCTTCCCATTCGGCTGGGGCGAACTATGGGGTATCGCAGACCGTACAGATTATGACTTAAAGCAGCATATGGAACATTCAGGTGAAGATTTCACTTACATCGATCCTGTCTCAAATGAGCGCTATGTACCATACTGCATCGAGCCATCATTAGGTGCAGACCGTGTAACATTGGCATTCTTATGCGATGCTTATGAAGAAGAGCAATTAGAAGGCGACGATACTCGTACAGTATTACGCTTCCACCCTGCTCTAGCTCCATTCAAAGCAGCTGTATTGCCACTATCTAAAAAATTATCAGAAGAAGCTGGCGACGTATGGGCTGATTTACGTAAAGCATT
This window of the Solibacillus isronensis genome carries:
- a CDS encoding glycine--tRNA ligase, giving the protein MAEKSMETIVSLAKHRGFVFPGSDIYGGLANTWDYGPLGVELKNNVKKAWWLKFVQESEHNVGLDAAILMNPKAWVASGHVGNFNDPMIDCKSCKARHRADKLIEDASLTKTGKEIIVDGMTFDQMKEKMEELEVACPDCGKIDFTDIRQFNLMFKTHQGVTESSSNEIYLRPETAQGIFVNFKNVQRSMRKKTPFGIAQIGKSFRNEITPGNFTFRTREFEQMELEFFCKPGEDLEWHSYWKEFCKNWLLALGMKEDSMRLRDHEDDELSHYSNATTDIEFRFPFGWGELWGIADRTDYDLKQHMEHSGEDFTYIDPVSNERYVPYCIEPSLGADRVTLAFLCDAYEEEQLEGDDTRTVLRFHPALAPFKAAVLPLSKKLSEEAGDVWADLRKAFPVDYDESQSIGKRYRRQDEIGTPFCITYDFDSKEDGQVTVRHRDSMEQIRMPIAEVKAYIEKHLQF